From the Sporolituus thermophilus DSM 23256 genome, the window TTATGGCAGACTTATTTTGCATAGTTTGGCTGCCGAAATCTGCACGTATAAAATGCCGAAATTGAACAAAGTTTGCATAAACTTTGCATGGAGGGGCGGGTATGATTGGCTGTTCTAGCGGTGTTGCCTAAGCAACGCCGCGCAGCCTAAATATCATACCCGCAGAGGCTCCTTGTCAAGTTTATGCGGATGGATGAATAATTACTTAATTGCCGAAATCTGCATTTTTGGATTGCCAAATACACTTACACTCAGCTAAATGTGTAGGGATATGAATATAGGTATATTTGCCTTGGTTAACCTGGGTCAATACCCCATAATATGACAATTCGTCAATGATTCTGAGCATCTGCCTGTAGCTGACCATATTTTGGATTATTTTTTCATGTATCTGCTTCAAACTATACTTGCCCTGGTCATCGCCAATGAAATTATCCAGCCTTACATAACACAACAACCTAAACATAACTGCTTCTGTCGTCGGTTTTAAAACATTGTTTTCGATTATTTCCCTTATTTTTTTCCAATATATCTTCGTAAACCTGCCTTTTTCCTTTCGCTCTCTAGCAATCCTGCTCTTTTCAGCCATTCTGTATACTTTTTTCGCAAAAAATTCATTCTGTTGTTTAAGTGTTTCGTTTTCTTCTTGCAATGCTTGTAATGTATCAATATATGCCTGTTCGTTCATGAATATCTTCTCCTTTCTGATATATATTGACAACTTGTCAATATTTTTTTGCTACAAAAAGCACAACAGACAGGCGGCCTAATCGGCCAACCTGTCTAATTTTTTATATTAGCATATTTTCAGAAAATTGTCAAACAATTCGCCTGTTTCAAGTAATTCTTGAAGTTCTGGAGAGAGTTTTTGGAGTTGTTTATGTTCTTTGTAAGTTCGACGTGATAATCCAATATTTTCTGCAAGTTCTGCTTGAGTTTTAAATAGGCGATTATCGCCTAATTTTTCTGGTCTTCCTCGTTCAATTCCGTTGCTAATTTTTCTTGGGGTTTAAAATTATTTTCATCGTAAATTTTGCCTTGTCATCCCTAAATCATTAGCTAATTCTTGTTGTGTCTTAACTGTAACATTATGTTGCAGTTTTTCTGGTCTACCTTCTCTTACCCCTTGTGTTTTCAAGTTCCGATTATTGGAACTTGATTTTCTATCACCACCATGTTGACTAATTGGTCTTCAACACATACTCACCAAAATATCGCCATGATTCATTTTCATTCAGCATACCTATGCCAGGTAATACCACATGAGAGAATTCGCCAGTCCGGACGTGTCTACTGCCGAACAACCTAAGCGAATATCCCTGTGTATATCCTGGTGTGGGGTATATCGTGATGAATACTTTTTCCATATCTATACCTTGGTTTTGTAATATATACGTTACTGAACTAGCGATCCGGCGGGAAAAAGAATAGATTTTTTCATTGTCCTGTCTTTCATTCAGCCGAACCCATATGTGATAACCTCTACCTGATTCAACCATTAGCGGTAATATATTTTCCAATTTCAGGTAAATGTACACATATTCTGCTACTAGGTATGTTTCTTCTGGTGATATTCCCCTACTATCGATGTTGAAGCAAAGTATATCATTCGCATAATCGTCAAAATAACCGCATACATTGCCGTTTTGTTTTATATGATGCAATAGTAAATAGTCATATACCTGTTGGGATACATGCAGGCGGTATTTGTGAATGTTCTTCTTGAAGTCCACATAATCAACCACAACGCCTGCTTTTCGCATAATGTCTATAAAATCAAAGCCAAAATCATTTACTTCTAGTTTCAAAACATTCGGTTTCATGCATGAGTAAAATTTTTTCAACAACGCTAGTTTTTGTTCTATTGTAAACATTGTTTAATTCCCTCCCAATTCCCCGGCCGGAAAACTGTAACGCCTAATTGTTTAGCGAATTCGATATTTTCCATGTCGTCAATCAGGTAGTGTATCTGCCATAGCCTGCATACTTTTGCTTTTATGTCTGATGTATCTATTAGTAAATCATAATGTATGCCATGTTTGGCTAACCATTGCTTCGTTTCGATATAGCAATTCCTCAAATCCCTATATGTGAGTATTACCACACGCCAACCATTGGTGTTTAACCATTGCATGAATTCCTGTGCTCCTGGTGCAATATCAGCCAATATATACGCTTGTTTGTGTATTTCGCGAATTTTCGGGTAATACTTTTTCGGAATGTCGTCATAAAGCAATTTATCTTTTTTAGCGTATATCAATGCCTGATTATATTCGTTGTCATTTGTTGGTCGAAAAGTATTCAAAACTTCAGAAAAATTATTCAAAGTATCATCAATGTCAACGGCTATTGTTTTGTTCATTATTTTTGCTCCTTTCTATGTAAAAATAATAGATATTATACGAAAAACATAAATAATTATCTAATAAATGAATATAAACGTATATAATTCTTTTTAATCATGATTTTTACCGCTTGACTATTGACAAGTTATCTCCATTGTCCTTATAATAAAATCAAAAACAAGGGAGGTAAAAAAATGAAATACTTCATTAAACAGATGAATGCCGAGGGAAGCGACACATTCAATACTAAAGAGGATATGTTGGTTGCACTTCGGGAATTAGTCTATGATGGTGGTTGGTATGATTTATCGGTGAGTGATGAAAACGGTACAGAATACGAAATAGACATTGCTGTATATCCTAAATGACAAAGGGCGGCATAAAACCGCCCTTACACTATTTCAACCACCGTTTTTCCTTCCTGTTCAAATTCATTTGTATCAATCCTTTGCCAAGCTTCAATTACTTGTGCTATTACTTGTTCATGTATTTCTTTACTTATACAATACGCGACAAGGTAAAATCCTATTTGCGACTTCCTGCGAGGAAAACGCAGGAAATACTTGTTGCTGTCATCGGGATATTTCCCAAAAAGAACATCACGAATGACAATAGCGTTTTCAATCTCGATGTTCGCAATTGCAATAACACCAGGTAGTTTTTCTTGTTGTCTGTTCGCTTTCTTGAACATGACAGATGTAATTTTCATCATGTACCCGCTCCTTTTTTGGTTTTGTTCATGAAAAAAGGGTGTAAGTTGAAATTACACCCTGTCATTAAGTGGTGACCATCACTATTCACGCATTTTCTGCTCTATCTGTTTGAGTACATACTCAGGTAATTTCGTGCTAGGGTCAAGTATCATCTCCCCATATCGGCCATACTTAAACCTGATTTTATACTGGTCGCCTGCGTTGGTTTCTGCAAAAATATATTGTTCGTCAAAAGTGTCAACAAGCCTGAATGTTTTTAGTTTCTGTTTCTCTTTTTCAGCCCAATATGCCTTGGCCAATTCTTTCAGCTTGATTTTTGCACTCATTGGCAAGTCATAACCAGGTATTTCTATGTGATTATTTTCAGCCATGTAACTAACAGGGCCTAATACTTGACCATTTTTGAAATAAATAGTAACCATAGGCAATCCATATCCAGGATTGTCGCTGAATTCGGCATTGATGACTTCATACTGATTCTCCCATTTCTCGTAACAGGTAGGGCAGGTCAATAGTATCTGTCCATCTAGGAACCTATACCATAGACCTTGATTTTTTGGCGAGAATGCCTTACCACATTCAGAGCATTTCAATTCAAGCAATGTTCTTTGTTTTTGTTGAAACATGAAACATCTCTCCTTTTGATTTTGATAAAATATAAAAACCGCCTAACGACCCATGATTGGCGCAAAAGGCGGATTTTTTATTGGTTTAATATGCAATTGTTTACATAATTCTATAAATGATTGCTCATGTTTTGGATTGACAACAAAGGTATCATCAATCAGCCATATCGCTATTTGTGAGTCAGTTAATTCCCCTAATCTGTATTTGATTGATTTTTTGTCTGTTTCAGACTTTTTCGGCCTACCTCTTGGCATTGGTAACCTCCCTATCTGACATTCAGGACTTTTTCAAGTCCTACGGCCAAAACCTTTCGCAATTCACTTGCCAATTCTTCGTTTTCTTCCGCTAGTTCATCAATGTCGGCTTTTATCAGTTCCAGGTTTCTTACAACTTGACTAAGCATTGATACCGTTTCGGCAATGTCAGCCATGACGTGATGAACATATTCGTAGTAACCGCATGTATTTTTGATTGTATAGGTTTCATGTTTTTCCATAAGACTATTCCCCCTTGATTTTGGAAAATTTTGGTACCTGCAAACCCTTGAAAATACTGGCTTCGCAGGCATTGGTATTTGTGACAAAATGGCTTGTACGATAGATACCCTTAACCTGTGACAAAACCTAAAATATTGTCTGGAATTTTCCTTTGTCCTGCTTCAATCATTGCAAGTAATGACCTACTTATACCTAGCATTTTTGCCGCTTCTTCCTGCGTGAGATTGTTTTTTTCACGAAAAAACTTTACAGGATTATCGATACCTCTTAAACTAAATAAACCACCACAAGAACAAGTAAGACCATAACCGTCATAATACATTTTCGCCTGTTTAAAACATTCAGGACAGGTTAGGTTATACCGTTTATTGTCTTTGACGTTTTGCAGGACTTTTTCGTATTCTTCGTAATTAACCCATTGACCATGTTCTTTGTACCTTACCACCTGATACCAATATCCACAAATAGGACATTGTTTCGGATCGTTATGTTCGTGACCACATACCGGGCAAATAGATTGCATATACAATCACTCCTTTTGCAATTTTCATAATAATTAAGACCATACAGGAATAAAAAAAATCAGACCAATTCATCCGGTCTGCATCCTAAGACTTCCGCCAATGCCAATAGTATATCTTGCGTTGGCTTTATTTGTTCATTTTCAACTTTCGCGACATATGACTGACTAACACCTAACATTTTGGCTAAGTCGTGTTGAGTTAGCCCTTTTTGCATACGGAGAATTTTCATCTTGGTTAATTTTGGCATTATATTCACCCCCCTTTGAATAATAATAATTATTAACTAACAACCAAAATAAAAAAATCCAGGTCAATGCCTGGATAATTACTCCTTCAATTAGAGTAATCTGTAAAATCGGGCAAAAATGTAAGGTTTTTTTGTATCTGCTGAATTACCCTTCCCTGTTTAACGTATTTTCGGCCAAAAATATTACATTTTTTTGTTTGGCGAAACTACCCCTCCAAAATAAGTCAAAATTTTCGGCCAAAAATGTAAGGTTTTTTTGCCTGGTGAAAAAATACTTCCCTGAGATAGTGCAATACTAGGCAAAAATGTAAGGTTTTTTTGTATTTTTTATTTTTCGTCCATCATACACAAACATTTTAAGCTAAATGTCTACAACGAATTTAAAAACCCTTCCATAAAATAGTGTCATTTTCGGCCAAAAATTTAACCTTTTTTCCTAGGACTTTTGTCTTATTTTTATAGGACTTTTGTCTTATTTTTGTGGGAACGTCCAATCAACCCTGTCATACATAAGGTCATAATACACTATCATTTCATCACCATTTTTATCTATGATTCTCTTACCAGCAGGAAAAAGCGGGTAATCTTCTATCTTGATATAGTTAACATAAAAATTTTTCCCTATCCAATCCATGACGGCTTTTTCTTTTTCAATCATAGAACAACAGCCTCCTTGGCTAATACAGCCAATCCTTATTATCCAGGGGATTGTATCGGGAAAACTGTGTCTTTATTTCTTGGTCATTCAATTGTAAATATATGCGAGTGCTTTCTAGGTCAGCATGTCCTAGTATCTTTTGCAAAGAGAATATATCGCCGCCATTAAGCAGGTAGTTTTTTGCAAAGGTATGTCGCCATGTATGACAGGAAATTTTTTCGCCTTGTAGGTTTAGTTCATGTTTTAGTTTTTTAAACATACTTTCTAACGCTGATGAAGTCATTTTCTGCCCTGTCCTGGACGGAAAAACATAAGGACAATCAGGGTTTTTGTCGGCAAGATATTCCTGCCTGTGTTTCAAGTACTCAATCAAAATTCTTTTCATCGCTCTGCTGATAGGTACGAAACGTTCCTTCATGCCTTTGCCTTTCTGGATACGGATCAGGTCGGTGGTAATGTTAATGTCCTGTAGCTTAAGTTCGATTAGCTCGTTCATTCTGATGCCAGTACTGAAAAATAGCGATATTATGCATCTGTTGCGAATTTCATAAAATGTATCGCCTTTAAAAGCGTTAAGCATTTTCTTTATTTCAACAGCAGTAAATGTTCTAGGTATGTATTTGGCAATCCAAAAATGCAGATTTCGGCAATTAAGTAATTATTCATCCATCCGCATAAACTTGACAAGGAGCCTCTGCGGGTATGATATTTAGGCTGCGCGGCGTTGCTTAGGCAACACCGCTAGAACAGCCAATCATACCCGCCCCTCCATGCAAAGTTTATGCAAACTTTGTTCAATTTCGGCATTTTATACGTGCAGATTTCGGCAGCCAAACTATGCAAAATAAGTCTGCCATAAACATAGGTATTATTTTTTCAATCTTCGGCGGATTGACTTTTTTTATTGGATTGTTTTTGATTATTTCTTCTTTTTCAAGAAAATTTAAAAATGTTTTGATAGTGCGGTAATATCTATGTATTGTAATATTGCGCATTGTACCTAGGCTTTTCAGGTGGTTAAGAAATTCTCTTATTTGATAGGCGGTAATATCTTCTACATGATAGACTTCCATTTTCTCCATGAGAAAATCTAAAAATCTAGGTAATTCTGTTTTATAAGTCTGAATAGTCCTTGCTGTCACTCCTTCTGATTGTTTGCTCGAAAAGAACATTTTAGCCGCTAACGTAATTTCCATTTCCGCTGATAGTCAGCCTTTTTGAATTTATTTGCAATGTATTCACATATACATGCAATACAATTGGTTTACCAATGAGTTATAGACAGCAATAAATCGAAGCTGATGCTGTAAAAAAACAAAAATCTGAGATAGAATCGCTTCTACCTCAGATTTTATCTGCATCTGGAGCGGGCGACGGGACTCGAACCCGCGGCACTCGGCTTGGGAAGCCGATGCTCTACCAACTGAGCTACGCCCGCACGATATTGACTTTACTGGATTTGTTAAAATTTACCTCTTACTTTTTATCAAAAAATGCGCAATTATTGGGGTCCCAACGCTATTGAGTATATAGCAAAAATGCAGTATTGTCAAGGATTAGGAGGCATTTCCTACCCGCTTCCCAAGACAAAGTTTTACCTCATTTTATTGGTTTCGTAAGCATTTTTTATGTTTCCTAAAAGAAAAAGCGGGGTTATACACCCGTTTGCAAATACAGCCAAAATATTTTGGGAACGTGTGTCACGCGAGCAATTGGCGTCATACTATATAGCACAATATTTAATTCCCATAAAGGGGAGTAGCTAACGGATGTCGTATCCGTGAGTAGTATCGACACACTGGCGAAAGCCCGGTACTACTGGCAGCGCGACTGCTATAGCGAGACCTTTATTTCCAGCGTTGTGATTGGAAATAGGGGTCTCTTCTGATTTTCCCCCAAGAAATTCCGCAAGGTCTGTAGCCATCGCTGCCACGGTAGCTATTGACCATAGGCCCCAGTTCACAGGCCGAGAAAATATTTGGCCGCAATGATTTGGAAGGTTAACGCCCGTTGCAATCCCTAGTTTGGCTGACATGATTTGAACGAAAATCGCCATTAAGTTACTCCATAGAATAACCCATAAAAGGTTGTAGCCAAATTGCGTACCTCCGCTGATATTCGTGCCAAAATTACCGGGATCCATATAGGCAACACTGACAATGAACGCCGGGCCAAGGTACTTGAATAATCCTTTGGCCTTTGCTTTCATTTCCCTCGTCTCAGGTAGAATTTGAAGGGGTAGGTGCGAAGCAAGTTGTTCTTCTTTCATCCTCATCATCCTTTCGGTTTATAATCTACAATCGCCATTTATTCAAGTTAAAATAGGCTACCGGCGATAAGTAGCTGCTTTAAAGTATGAAGTACGTATGTAATTGGTGAATTGTATTTATTCCATTTATGTTGGACAAACCATAAAGCAAAAAGCCCCACACTGGTAAGTGTAAGGCTTCAAGCTATCCCACCGAGGTTTATTCAAATTCGAAATGTTTTAACAAAACTCTTATATCATTAATTTGACCCGCATTCTCACCCTTTTCTTCATATAAATAATGCAGCCTACCAGTGAAATAACAATGGTAGGCTTTCTCTTTAAACGCTAGTCCCGTGATCTGGTTTTCTAGCGTGCTTATAAACCAAATTGGCTTATAATCCCATTAGAAAAGGCATCCGCCATCATCAATGCTTGTTTCTCGATTTGATTAAAAATCTCGATACTATTTGTGTAATTTTTGCTAAGCATAGCAACAGCCTCTTCTTTGGTTAATGCCAGGTGCTCATACCACATACTCCTCATATGTTTAACGGACCAGTAAGGATTAATATGTCTTAGGAAGTAAACGATCTCGTCCGCGTTTGCATACCATCGCTTCTCCGCATCTGCCGCCGCCTTGGTATTTCCATCCTTGGCCGCCTTCACAAGCTCTGCGGCAATAACCAGATGGTCTCTTATCAGTCGCTCAAACTCGCATGCAATTTCTTTTCCGTAAAAACGGCGAAATAACCTCGCGAAATCAGGGGCATTACGCAGAAGCCGCTTGGTAGTCGCCTCCAAATCGGGCAAATTGAATACAATCCCCATAATAACCATTCTCGTCCAATAAATATGCTGTTCCCAAAGCAGACGGAAACAGTCCCTTAGGTGTACTTGTGCTTCGCTAAGCATACATTCGTTATCGCTAAAAGATGCTGGGTCTTCATAATAATGTCCAGACAAATAGGTCCCCCCCCTTTTAATGTCGTTCTGCTACATAATATGCGGTCGATTAGAATAAGGCGACTTCACTGGAGACCTACTTGGGCAGCGGAAACTTTATTTAGTTATTTCCATTCGATAATTCTCCGCTTGGGACATTGGTTGGCGTCTCCGTCCGGAGCGGCGTCACGTTGCTTAGTGCGCAGGGAATTCTCGGTCGCCGACTGAATTACCCCACTATCTACTTAGATAACTGCAGCAAGGGCGGTAGAGACAAGATTCCTCAAGTACGATACTCCCCCTCGGTAACGTTGGGCATCACTACGTTAGCGCCGCTTCTAAGAGCAATAATCCGCCCATTCGGGTCCAGCTATTTTCATCTTCCAGTCTGGTATCATTATTGCCAGGCATAAAAGAAATTAGTTTATGTGATTACGATCCTACACCCGCATTTGACATTCTTGGCTGAGCGGGCAAGAACATTAGCCGGAAAAAGCGGTATCCTACAATAGCAATCCCGGCTAAAACAATCGCAGCGGCGAAAACCTGCCATGCAGCCAAGTCGCCGTCAGGAATACTGCCTGGCATCAGCGGCGTTTCCTGTCCACCCAAAACAAAGTTCAGCCGCAGAGCGTACACACCAATAACGGACATCAGACCGGCAAGAACTGGTGACAGCGTACTTTTCTTAGCCCATATGAGCAGCAGCATAGGCAGAACCAATCCCATTATTATTTGGATCCAGATAAACTGTATATGCCTTGGACCCCAAACTAGATGCATTACCGTTTCCCGCGCCCCAACAGAAGCCAGCGTAAGTACGATAAGGTGGAAAGTGATGAGCATAGCTTCGGTCACTACTAAGAAAAGTTTCAGCTCACCAAGAACCTCTAAGGCCGTTTCGGCGTCCCTCTCCCCCCGGTTGGGAAACGTATGAAGAAGAACAGTCAAAACAGCAGCAGCGCAAACTAAGCCAGAAACAAGAAACAGAACAGGAACAATGGCGGAATTCCACAAAGGCCGGCCCGGAACTACACCAATAAGCATCCCGGTATAAGTTCCCAGCGCCAACGCCAGCCCTGTCCCAAATAATAGAATTTTGTTACTTACAGTTTCGTTTTTCCAACATTTCCAACCATACCAGAACGATACGGGACCGTAAAGGGAAACGATCCACGTGCCCCAAGCCATTAAGGACATTGGATTAAAATTGAAAAGCAACATAAAAAACCGTTCGGGTGAGGCGAGATCGGCGATAAGGACAAGCGGCGCGGGAGCAAATGCCACCGCCGCTAAAACGGCAGCCGGCTTTACCAGTGAGCGCATTTTCTCCCACTTAAAGACGCTGGCGAGAGAGGAAATCAGAAACAGTCCGGCACTAAGTCCGGCTAAGAAAAAATACAGAACAATCAGCACGCCAAAAGACTGCTGTTGAGTCACGGCGTTTAATACGGTCGCCCCCATATCTACCGCCCCCCTTTTGCTATACGGAGCTTGGCGGGATCAAGCTGTATACCGTCAAGTCCGTGGTAATAAACACAAGGTTTGGTGCCCAGTTCGGCCTTCAACGTCTGATGGCTTCGACTCTTAAGCATGCGGCTTACATCACTGTTTGGATCGTTGATGTCGCCGAAATAGCGGGCCTGCCCCACGCAGGTGCTAACGCAAGCCGGCATTATGCCGGCCTCAACCCGGTGATAACAGAACGTGCATTTTGCCGCCACTTTTTGGACGGGGTCTATAAACCTGGCATCATATGGGCACGCCGCGAGGCAATAACGGCACCCGACACATTTGCCTGCATCAATCTGAACTGTGCCATCAATAGTCCTATAGGTCGCGCCTGTAGGACATACCTTTAAGCACGGCGCTTCCTCGCAGTGGTTGCAGAGTCGCGGGAGCTTTAAACTGCGCACGTTGGGATATTTGCCTGCCTCGTATTCTG encodes:
- a CDS encoding septation protein SpoVG family protein — protein: MMKITSVMFKKANRQQEKLPGVIAIANIEIENAIVIRDVLFGKYPDDSNKYFLRFPRRKSQIGFYLVAYCISKEIHEQVIAQVIEAWQRIDTNEFEQEGKTVVEIV
- a CDS encoding helix-turn-helix domain-containing protein, with the protein product MQSICPVCGHEHNDPKQCPICGYWYQVVRYKEHGQWVNYEEYEKVLQNVKDNKRYNLTCPECFKQAKMYYDGYGLTCSCGGLFSLRGIDNPVKFFREKNNLTQEEAAKMLGISRSLLAMIEAGQRKIPDNILGFVTG
- a CDS encoding helix-turn-helix domain-containing protein translates to MPKLTKMKILRMQKGLTQHDLAKMLGVSQSYVAKVENEQIKPTQDILLALAEVLGCRPDELV
- a CDS encoding tyrosine-type recombinase/integrase, which gives rise to MHFWIAKYIPRTFTAVEIKKMLNAFKGDTFYEIRNRCIISLFFSTGIRMNELIELKLQDINITTDLIRIQKGKGMKERFVPISRAMKRILIEYLKHRQEYLADKNPDCPYVFPSRTGQKMTSSALESMFKKLKHELNLQGEKISCHTWRHTFAKNYLLNGGDIFSLQKILGHADLESTRIYLQLNDQEIKTQFSRYNPLDNKDWLY
- a CDS encoding tyrosine-type recombinase/integrase, with amino-acid sequence MEITLAAKMFFSSKQSEGVTARTIQTYKTELPRFLDFLMEKMEVYHVEDITAYQIREFLNHLKSLGTMRNITIHRYYRTIKTFLNFLEKEEIIKNNPIKKVNPPKIEKIIPMFMADLFCIVWLPKSARIKCRN
- a CDS encoding Nramp family divalent metal transporter, coding for MKEEQLASHLPLQILPETREMKAKAKGLFKYLGPAFIVSVAYMDPGNFGTNISGGTQFGYNLLWVILWSNLMAIFVQIMSAKLGIATGVNLPNHCGQIFSRPVNWGLWSIATVAAMATDLAEFLGGKSEETPISNHNAGNKGLAIAVALPVVPGFRQCVDTTHGYDIR
- the nrfD gene encoding NrfD/PsrC family molybdoenzyme membrane anchor subunit, which gives rise to MGATVLNAVTQQQSFGVLIVLYFFLAGLSAGLFLISSLASVFKWEKMRSLVKPAAVLAAVAFAPAPLVLIADLASPERFFMLLFNFNPMSLMAWGTWIVSLYGPVSFWYGWKCWKNETVSNKILLFGTGLALALGTYTGMLIGVVPGRPLWNSAIVPVLFLVSGLVCAAAVLTVLLHTFPNRGERDAETALEVLGELKLFLVVTEAMLITFHLIVLTLASVGARETVMHLVWGPRHIQFIWIQIIMGLVLPMLLLIWAKKSTLSPVLAGLMSVIGVYALRLNFVLGGQETPLMPGSIPDGDLAAWQVFAAAIVLAGIAIVGYRFFRLMFLPAQPRMSNAGVGS
- a CDS encoding 4Fe-4S dicluster domain-containing protein yields the protein MSKRQYAMVIDLNKCIGCHACTVVCKHENMVPRGVHRSWVTEYEAGKYPNVRSLKLPRLCNHCEEAPCLKVCPTGATYRTIDGTVQIDAGKCVGCRYCLAACPYDARFIDPVQKVAAKCTFCYHRVEAGIMPACVSTCVGQARYFGDINDPNSDVSRMLKSRSHQTLKAELGTKPCVYYHGLDGIQLDPAKLRIAKGGR